In the Flavisolibacter tropicus genome, one interval contains:
- a CDS encoding isoprenyl transferase, translated as MSDLVQQIDKNRLPRHIAIIMDGNGRWAKEQGQDRLFGHFHGVESVRNIVEGCAELGIGYLTLYAFSTENWDRPQYEVVGLMELLVTTIRNEVESLHKNNIKLHVIGDLSMLPTYAQKELQEALEFTKDNTGLNLVMALSYSGRWELLNAVKSIAWEVKRGELNVEEIDQTTLQQYLCTSAFPDPELMIRTSGEYRISNFLLYQLAYAELYFTNVRWPDFRKANLYEALLDYQARERRFGKTSEQVKA; from the coding sequence ATGTCCGATCTCGTACAACAAATTGATAAGAACCGCCTGCCCCGCCATATTGCCATTATAATGGATGGAAATGGGCGTTGGGCAAAAGAACAAGGCCAGGACCGTCTCTTTGGGCATTTCCATGGTGTGGAAAGCGTACGCAACATTGTAGAGGGCTGTGCCGAACTAGGCATTGGATACCTGACCTTGTATGCGTTCTCTACCGAAAACTGGGACCGCCCGCAGTATGAAGTGGTAGGCTTGATGGAGCTGCTGGTAACTACTATTCGAAATGAAGTAGAAAGCCTGCACAAGAACAATATCAAGCTGCATGTGATTGGTGACCTGAGCATGCTGCCTACCTATGCGCAAAAAGAGCTGCAAGAGGCCCTGGAGTTTACAAAGGACAATACCGGCTTAAACTTAGTAATGGCGCTTAGCTACAGCGGACGCTGGGAGCTATTGAATGCAGTGAAAAGCATAGCCTGGGAAGTGAAGCGTGGTGAGCTGAATGTAGAAGAGATCGATCAGACTACTTTACAGCAATACCTATGCACCAGTGCTTTCCCTGATCCTGAATTGATGATCCGTACCAGTGGTGAGTATCGCATATCCAACTTCTTGTTATACCAGTTGGCCTATGCGGAATTGTATTTTACCAATGTACGCTGGCCTGATTTCCGGAAAGCCAATTTGTATGAAGCGCTGCTGGATTATCAAGCAAGAGAACGCCGCTTTGGTAAAACCAGCGAGCAAGTCAAAGCCTGA